One stretch of Erpetoichthys calabaricus chromosome 14, fErpCal1.3, whole genome shotgun sequence DNA includes these proteins:
- the dcaf7 gene encoding DDB1- and CUL4-associated factor 7 — MSLHGKRKEIYKYEAPWTVYAMNWSVRPDKRFRLALGSFVEEYNNKVQLVGLEEESSEFICRNTFDHPYPTTKLMWIPDTKGVYPDLLATSGDYLRIWRVSDTETRLECLLNNNKNSDFCAPLTSFDWNEVDPNLLGTSSIDTTCTIWGLETGQVLGRVNLVSGHVKTQLIAHDKEVYDIAFSRAGGGRDMFASVGADGSVRMFDLRHLEHSTIIYEDPQHHPLLRLCWNKQDPNYLATMAMDGMEVVILDVRVPCTPVARLNNHRACVNGIAWAPHSSCHICTAADDHQALIWDIQQMPRAIEDPILAYTAEGEINNVQWASTQPDWIAICYNNCLEILRV, encoded by the exons ATGTCTCTTCACGGCAAGAGAAAGGAGATCTACAAGTACGAGGCGCCCTGGACCGTCTACGCGATGAACTGGAGCGTCCGGCCGGACAAGCGCTTTCGCCTGGCGCTGGGCAGCTTCGTGGAGGAGTACAACAATAAG GTGCAGCTCGTAGGCCTGGAGGAGGAGAGCTCGGAGTTCATCTGCAGGAATACCTTCGACCACCCCTACCCAACTACTAAGCTGATGTGGATCCCTGACACCAAGGGCGTCTATCCAGACCTCCTGGCTACAAGTGGGGACTACCTGCGCATCTGGCGG GTGAGTGACACCGAGACACGTCTGGAGTGCCTGTTGAACAACAACAAGAACTCGGACTTCTGTGCCCCTCTCACATCCTTTGACTGGAATGAGGTGGACCCTAATCTGTTGG gtACGTCAAGCATTGACACAACTTGCACAATCTGGGGCTTGGAAACTGGCCAGGTCCTGGGAAGGGTCAATTTGGTTTCCGGCCATGTCAAGACGCAGCTCATTGCCCACGACAAGGAG GTGTACGACATTGCATTCAGTCGTGCTGGCGGGGGTCGTGACATGTTTGCCTCTGTAGGGGCCGACGGCTCGGTGAGGATGTTTGATCTTCGGCACTTGGAGCACAGCACCATCATATATGAAGACCCTCAACATCATCCTCTACTGCGCCTGTGCTGGAACAAGCAGGACCCCAACTACCTGGCCACAATGGCCATGGATGGCATGGAG GTTGTTATTCTGGACGTTCGAGTTCCCTGCACGCCAGTGGCCCGTTTGAACAACCACCGAGCATGTGTGAATGGCATCGCATGGGCACCTCACTCTTCCTGCCACATCTGCACAGCAG CTGATGACCATCAGGCACTCATCTGGGACATTCAGCAGATGCCACGCGCCATTGAAGACCCTATCTTGGCATACACTGCCGAGGGGGAGATCAACAACGTGCAGTGGGCCTCCACCCAGCCTGACTGGATAGCAATCTGCTACAATAACTGTCTAGAGATCCTCCGAGTCTAA